One genomic segment of Streptomyces sp. NBC_00239 includes these proteins:
- a CDS encoding FAD-binding oxidoreductase, which produces MAGTTAQPTSRTRSWWGWGWTDAHPDDAECTALGALLPGTLGRPLPVPRVRDLGIGRPAVEPPRSLAALVTADPADRAAHAMGKAYRDVVRALRGRPGRVPDLVARPVDEQGVADLLEWAGDRQIAVVPYGGGSSVTGGVEYRGDAHRAVLSLDLTAMGRVLEVDTEGRAARIQAGTLGPSLEGQLRPHGLTLRHFPQSFEFSTLGGWLATRAGGHYATGRTHIDDFVQSMRVVTPAGTSGSWRLPASGAGPSPDRLFLGSEGALGVITEAWVRLQERPRHKASAAVAFADFHAALRAVRALAQSDLSPANCRLLDAGEAALAGAAHDGRAVLVLGFESAHAPVTALLERAVDLARSHGGRYDGTGGTGNGTGGGTAGTGDRGEDPGSRHHPGPGPAGDAAVNAWRSAFLRMPYLRDGLARMGAVAETFETAATWDRIPGLIDAVRTEVGEAARKATGHPATVNCRLTHVYPDGAAPYFTVLAAGRPGAEDALWDDLKAVAVEVLHRHRATITHHHAVGRDHRPGYDRQRPEPFALALRAAKGALDPRGILNPGVLVD; this is translated from the coding sequence ATGGCCGGCACCACCGCACAGCCGACGTCCCGCACCCGCTCCTGGTGGGGCTGGGGCTGGACGGACGCGCATCCCGACGACGCGGAGTGCACCGCGCTGGGCGCCCTGCTCCCCGGCACCCTCGGCCGCCCGCTGCCCGTGCCGCGCGTCCGCGACCTGGGCATCGGGAGGCCCGCCGTCGAACCGCCGCGGAGCCTCGCCGCCCTCGTGACCGCGGACCCGGCGGACCGCGCCGCCCACGCCATGGGGAAGGCGTACCGCGACGTCGTACGGGCGCTGCGCGGGCGCCCCGGCCGCGTCCCCGACCTCGTCGCCCGTCCGGTGGACGAGCAGGGCGTGGCCGACCTGCTGGAGTGGGCCGGGGACCGGCAGATCGCCGTCGTCCCGTACGGCGGGGGTTCCTCGGTCACCGGTGGAGTCGAGTACCGCGGCGACGCCCACCGGGCGGTGCTGTCCCTCGACCTGACCGCCATGGGCCGCGTCCTGGAGGTCGACACCGAGGGCCGGGCGGCACGGATCCAGGCCGGCACGCTCGGGCCGAGCCTGGAGGGCCAGCTGCGGCCGCACGGCCTCACCTTGCGGCACTTCCCGCAGAGCTTCGAGTTCTCGACCCTGGGAGGCTGGCTCGCCACCCGGGCGGGCGGTCACTACGCCACCGGCCGCACGCACATCGACGACTTCGTCCAGTCGATGCGCGTCGTCACCCCGGCCGGCACGAGCGGCTCCTGGCGGCTTCCCGCCTCCGGCGCGGGCCCCTCCCCCGACCGCCTCTTCCTGGGATCCGAAGGAGCGCTCGGAGTCATCACGGAGGCCTGGGTACGCCTGCAGGAACGCCCCCGCCACAAGGCGTCCGCCGCGGTCGCCTTCGCCGACTTCCACGCTGCGCTCCGGGCGGTGCGCGCCCTGGCCCAGTCGGACCTGTCCCCCGCCAACTGCCGTCTGCTGGACGCCGGTGAGGCCGCGCTGGCGGGCGCGGCGCACGACGGGCGCGCCGTGCTGGTCCTGGGGTTCGAGTCCGCGCACGCACCGGTGACCGCACTGCTCGAACGGGCCGTGGACCTGGCCCGCTCGCACGGCGGCCGGTACGACGGGACCGGGGGTACGGGGAACGGCACCGGGGGCGGTACGGCCGGGACCGGCGACCGGGGCGAGGACCCGGGCAGCCGGCACCACCCGGGCCCGGGACCGGCGGGCGACGCGGCCGTGAACGCCTGGCGCTCTGCGTTCCTGCGGATGCCCTACCTCCGCGACGGCCTCGCCAGGATGGGCGCCGTCGCCGAGACCTTCGAGACGGCGGCCACCTGGGACCGGATCCCCGGCCTGATCGACGCGGTGCGCACCGAGGTCGGCGAGGCCGCGCGCAAGGCCACCGGCCATCCCGCGACCGTCAACTGCCGGCTCACCCACGTGTATCCGGACGGCGCGGCGCCCTACTTCACCGTCCTCGCCGCCGGCCGCCCCGGAGCCGAGGACGCCCTCTGGGACGACCTCAAGGCCGTTGCCGTCGAGGTCCTGCACCGCCACCGGGCCACCATCACCCACCACCACGCCGTGGGCCGGGACCACCGGCCGGGCTACGACCGCCAGCGCCCCGAGCCGTTCGCCCTCGCGCTGCGGGCCGCGAAGGGGGCGCTCGACCCGCGGGGGATCCTCAATCCCGGCGTGCTCGTGGACTGA